One window of the Pelobates fuscus isolate aPelFus1 chromosome 12, aPelFus1.pri, whole genome shotgun sequence genome contains the following:
- the LOC134578558 gene encoding tigger transposable element-derived protein 1-like has product MAPKKAAEAGKRKKEMILLEDKKEIIRKHEGGMRLTDLAKEYGRSASTIGTILKMKEKITGRDAAKGVTRVSKQRPPVLEEVEKLLLLWIEQKQRAGDSVTKAIICEKAKALHADLLKQQPGTFKKFKNRSGIHSVVRHGEAASSDVAAAEEFATEFLEVIVSEGYLPQQVFYCDETGLFWKRMPKRTFITEEETSLPGHKPMKDRLTLLFCANASGDLKIRPLLVYHSENPRAFKKHKVNKEQLSVLWQSNPKAWVTRLLFVKWVNEVFGPAVKKYLVDNNLTLKAMLLMGNAPAHPPGLEEDLLEDFNFIKVMFLPPNTTPLLQPMDQQVISNFKKLYTRELFRRCFEMTDRSSLTLHEFWREHFDIVSCLQIITIALAGVSQTNLNSAWRTCTRVNSVGGNCFLGEDHGPGGD; this is encoded by the exons ATGGCACCCAAGAAAGCAGCGGAggctgggaagaggaagaaggAGATGATTCTGCTTGAGGACAAGAAGGAAATCATCAGGAAGCATGAAGGAGGAATGCGATTGACTGACCTTGCCAAAGAGTATGGAAGGAGTGCATCCACAATCGGTACAATCCTAAAAATGAAAGAGAAGATTACTGGGAGAGATGCAGCCAAGGGAGTCACCAGGGTCTCCAAGCAACGGCCACCTGTTCTGGAGGAGGTCGAGAAGTTGCTCCTGCTCTGGATTGAACAGAAGCAGCGTGCAGGGGACTCAGTGACCAAGGCGATCATCTGCGAAAAAGCCAAGGCCTTGCACGCTGACCTCCTCAAACAACAGCCAGGAAC gttCAAAAAGTTCAAGAACAGATCTGGCATCCACAGTGTGGTCAGGCATGGAGAGGCTGCAAGTTCCGATGTTGCTGCAGCTGAAGAATTTGCTACGGAGTTCCTGGAGGTCATAGTTTCAGAGGGCTAccttcctcagcaggtcttcTACTGCGATGAGACTGGACTCTTCTGGAAGAGGATGCCAAAGCGTACCTTCATCACAGAAGAGGAGACCTCATTGCCTGGCCACAAGCCGATGAAGGACCGTCTTACCCTCCTGTTCTGCGCCAACGCCAGTGGGGACCTTAAGATTAGGCCCCTGCTTGTCTACCATTCAGAGAACCCACGGGCCTTCAAGAAACACAAGGTGAACAAGGAGCAATTGAGCGTTTTGTGGCAGTCTAACCCAAAGGCTTGGGTCACACGCCTCTTGTTTGTGAAGTGGGTCAATGAGGTTTTTGGTCCTGCTGTGAAGAAGTACCTTGTGGACAATAACCTGACACTCAAGGCCATGCTGCTCATGGGCAATGCTCCTGCCCATCCTCCAGGCCTCGAGGAAGACTTGCTGGAGGACTTTAATTTCATCAAGGTCATGTTCCTTCCGCCTAACACCACCCCACTACTCCAGCCAATGGACCAGCAGGTCatctccaattttaaaaaactctacacaagggAGCTTTTCCGGCGATGCTTTGAGATGACAGACCGCTCAAGCCTCACCCTCCATGAATTTTGGAGAGAGCATTTTGACATTGTGAGCTGTCTGCAGATTATCACCATTGCCTtggccggggtcagccagacaaacCTAAATTCTGCTTGGCGCACCTGCACCAGAGTCAACAGTGTTGGAGGAAATTGTTTCCTTGGGGAGGACCATGGGCCTGGAGGTGACTGA